The region GTCGCCGGAGGTGGACGTGGTGGACGTCTGCGCCACCACCGACGTCCATCACGAGATCGCCGTGGCGGCGGCGCGCGCCGGCAAGCACGTCATCGTCGAGAAGCCGCTCACGGGCTACTTCGGCGAGGCCGACGAGCCCCGGGAGTACATGCTGGCGGCGGCCCTCCGGAACGCCGACGCCGTGCTGGAGGCGGTGGCTGCCGCCGGCGTGACCCTCTGCTACGCCGAGGACTTCGTCTACGCGCCGCCGGTCGCCAAGCTCCGCCGCCTGCTGGAGGCGAGCGGGGGCGCCGTGCTCGAGCTACGCGCCGAGGAGAGCCACTCTGGCTCCCACGCCGCCTACGCGCGCCGCTGGCGCACCGCGGGCGGCGGCTCCCTCTTGCGCATGGGCTCCCACCCGGTGGGCGTCGTGCTCCACCTCAAGCACCACGAGGGCCGGCTCCGCGAGGGACGCCCCATCCGCGCCCGGTCGGTGCTGGCCGACGTGGCCCAGCTCACGCGGCTGCCCGCCGTCGCCGACCGCCCGCGCTTCCTCCGCACCGCCGCCGAGGACGTCGAGGACTGGGCGGTGGCGGTGATCACCTTCGAGGACGGGACCAAGGCCACGGTGCACTCGAATGACACCACGCTCGGCGGCGTGCGGAACACCGTCACCGCCTACCTGACCAGCGGAGTGGTGCAGGCGAACATCACGCCCAACAACAGCGTGGTCGCCTACGCGCCCGAGGGGCGCGTCTGGGGCGACGAGTACATCACGGAGAAGGTCGAGACCACGGCCGGCTGGCAGTTCCCCAGCCCCGAGGAGGACTGGGTGCGCGGCTACCCTCAAGAATTGGAGGACTTTGTGGATGCGATCCGCGAGGGGCGCGAGCCGCTCTCGGGAGCGGCCCTGGCCCGCGAAGTGGTCGAGGTGATCTACGCCGGCTATCTGTCGGCGGCCACCGGACGGCGGGTGGAGCTCCCGCGTCCATGATCCCGTTCGCCAAGGGCCACGGCCTCGGCAACGATTACCTCGTCATCGACCAGCGCGACCTGCCCGGCCCCCTGAGCGCGCGCGCCATCGCGACGATCTGCGACCGCAACCGGGGAGTGGGCTCCGATGGGATCTTATTGTTGGTGCCGGCCACGCGCGCCGACTTCGGCCTGCGGATCTTCAATCCCGACGGCAGCGAGGCCGAGAAGTCGGGGAATGGGCTCCGCATCTTCGCCAAGTATCTCTGGGACCACGGGCACGCCAAGCAGGCGACGTTCACCGTCGACACCAAGGGCGGCGTCGTCGAGTGCCAGCTCCACGTCGACCAGGGCCGGGTGAACTTCGTCACCGTCGAGATGGGCCGCGTGAGCTTCCGGGCCCCCGAGATCCCGATGAACGGGCCCGACCGCGACGTGGTGGCGGTTCCGCTCCAGCTCGCGGACGGCACCGCGCTGCGCGTCACCGCCGTCTCGATCGGCAACCCCCATTGCGTGGTCTTCGTGGAGCGGCTCGACGAGGCGCAGTGCCGGCGACTGGGCCCGATGATCGAGCAGCACCCCGCCTTTCCGAACCGGACCAACGTCCAGTTCGCCCGCGTGAAGGCGCGGGACGCCCTCGACATCCTCATCTGGGAGCGCGGGGCCGGCTTCACGCTGGCCTCCGGCTCGTCGTCTTGCGGCGCGGCGGCGGCGGCCGTCCGCAGCGGCCTCTGCGACCACGGACGCGTCACGGTGGGGATGCCGGGTGGCGAGCTGGCGGTCCACGTGCGCCCGGACTGGTCGCTCCGCCTGGAAGGGCCGGTCGAGGAGGTGTGCACGGGGACGCTCACGCGCGAGTTCGTCGAGGCGTACGTGACCCGGGCATGAAACGAATCTGCGTGTTCGCGGGCTCGTCGCTGGGCGCCCGCCCCGACTACGCCGGCGCCGCCCGCGAGCTGGCGGCCGAGCTGGCCCGCCGCAAGCTCGGCCTCGTCTACGGAGGCGGCTCGGTGGGGTTGATGGGCGTGCTCGCCGACGCGGCGCTGGCCCACGGCGGCGAGGTGATCGGCGTGATTCCACGGGGGCTGGCCACGCGGGAGCTGGCCCACACCGGCCTCACCGAGATGCGGGTGGTGGAGAGCATGCACGAGCGCAAGGCGCTGATGGCGTCGCTGGTGGACGGGTTCATCGCGCTGCCGGGCGGGCTCGGCACCTTCGAGGAGACGCTGGAGGTCCTCACGTGGTCCCAGCTCGGCATTCACCGCAAGCCGGTGGGGGTCCTGAACGTCGCCGGGTACTTCGATGGGCTGCTGCGGATGCTCGCCCACGCGGTCGGGGAGGGCTTCGTACGGCGGGAGTATCTCGCGCTGCTGCTCTTCGCCGACACGCCCGCCGCGCTCCTGGATGCCGTGGCCGCCTGGCAACCGCCCCGCGGGGGTGGCGCGTGGCTCGCCCCCAGCCAGACGTGACAATCGGAGGGGGCCTCGACGGCCCCCTCCGAGAC is a window of Candidatus Methylomirabilota bacterium DNA encoding:
- a CDS encoding Gfo/Idh/MocA family oxidoreductase yields the protein MGIVGARFAAELHVANYRPLRGVKVELTAVCARTRADAEAFAKRHGIPGVFTDYRQLVASPEVDVVDVCATTDVHHEIAVAAARAGKHVIVEKPLTGYFGEADEPREYMLAAALRNADAVLEAVAAAGVTLCYAEDFVYAPPVAKLRRLLEASGGAVLELRAEESHSGSHAAYARRWRTAGGGSLLRMGSHPVGVVLHLKHHEGRLREGRPIRARSVLADVAQLTRLPAVADRPRFLRTAAEDVEDWAVAVITFEDGTKATVHSNDTTLGGVRNTVTAYLTSGVVQANITPNNSVVAYAPEGRVWGDEYITEKVETTAGWQFPSPEEDWVRGYPQELEDFVDAIREGREPLSGAALAREVVEVIYAGYLSAATGRRVELPRP
- a CDS encoding TIGR00730 family Rossman fold protein; this encodes MKRICVFAGSSLGARPDYAGAARELAAELARRKLGLVYGGGSVGLMGVLADAALAHGGEVIGVIPRGLATRELAHTGLTEMRVVESMHERKALMASLVDGFIALPGGLGTFEETLEVLTWSQLGIHRKPVGVLNVAGYFDGLLRMLAHAVGEGFVRREYLALLLFADTPAALLDAVAAWQPPRGGGAWLAPSQT
- the dapF gene encoding diaminopimelate epimerase, translated to MIPFAKGHGLGNDYLVIDQRDLPGPLSARAIATICDRNRGVGSDGILLLVPATRADFGLRIFNPDGSEAEKSGNGLRIFAKYLWDHGHAKQATFTVDTKGGVVECQLHVDQGRVNFVTVEMGRVSFRAPEIPMNGPDRDVVAVPLQLADGTALRVTAVSIGNPHCVVFVERLDEAQCRRLGPMIEQHPAFPNRTNVQFARVKARDALDILIWERGAGFTLASGSSSCGAAAAAVRSGLCDHGRVTVGMPGGELAVHVRPDWSLRLEGPVEEVCTGTLTREFVEAYVTRA